A DNA window from Anaerocolumna sp. AGMB13020 contains the following coding sequences:
- a CDS encoding LysR family transcriptional regulator, which translates to MELLQLKYFLAAAKTENFSQVARLYCVPASTISKSISLLEKEIGVKLFSRQSNKLTLNEAGKIFSENVSTGLDYIEKGVSSLKNQTENTEIRLLVLCARKIVTDFIGEYKIKAPHITFKINHNSATEFNDYDLCICDANSVPPNFNTIPLFHENYGIAVNKHNPSFCDPICLADLSNEKFVMMYKDAILTKDTLNFCKKYGFEPKTDIICEDPLYVRQYVEIGLGVTFIPLKSWKNLFSDKVRLLNFDDTNIGRDVVFCFQNSQCSALCNSFIMDFQAYIKDIS; encoded by the coding sequence ATGGAACTCTTACAATTAAAATATTTTTTAGCGGCTGCAAAAACAGAAAACTTCTCTCAGGTTGCCCGATTATATTGTGTACCCGCCTCAACCATCTCTAAATCTATTTCCCTGCTTGAGAAAGAAATAGGCGTAAAATTGTTCAGCAGGCAAAGTAATAAATTGACCTTAAATGAAGCAGGAAAGATATTTTCAGAGAATGTCTCAACCGGTTTAGATTATATAGAGAAAGGCGTCAGCAGCTTAAAGAATCAAACAGAAAATACCGAAATTAGACTTCTTGTTTTATGCGCCAGGAAAATTGTAACCGATTTTATTGGGGAATATAAAATAAAGGCACCCCATATAACCTTTAAGATCAATCACAATTCCGCAACGGAATTTAACGATTATGATCTGTGTATATGTGATGCCAATTCAGTTCCTCCTAATTTCAACACCATACCATTATTTCATGAAAACTACGGTATTGCAGTTAATAAGCACAATCCTTCCTTCTGTGATCCGATTTGTCTGGCAGATCTGTCAAATGAGAAATTTGTAATGATGTATAAGGATGCCATCCTTACAAAAGATACCCTTAACTTCTGCAAAAAATATGGATTTGAACCCAAAACAGATATTATTTGTGAAGATCCTCTTTATGTAAGGCAATATGTAGAAATAGGGCTCGGAGTTACCTTTATCCCTTTGAAAAGCTGGAAGAACCTCTTTTCTGATAAGGTACGTCTGCTTAATTTTGATGACACGAATATAGGAAGGGACGTCGTATTCTGCTTTCAGAACTCCCAGTGTTCTGCTCTATGCAACAGCTTTATAATGGATTTTCAAGCATATATTAAAGATATCTCTTAA
- a CDS encoding glycosyl hydrolase family 18 protein, whose amino-acid sequence MAATIKLNYSSVALEVGKTKTLAVTGTRSKVTWSTSKKSVAVVSTGGKVTAKAAGTATIYATVAGKKLASKITVKPPIKVSSTSISLVKGAAKTLKVTGTTSKVVWSTSKASVATVTSGGKVTAKAVGTASINAQVAGKKLTTKVTVKEPIKISTTSFTLKTGESKTLAVTGTTSKVTWTTSKASVATVTTTGKVTAKAVGTATIYATVAGNKLTSVVTVIAPQPAATPTPAPTLPGVTPMPEAIPKLVGYYAAWARYAGFTPDKIAADKFTHIHYAFANIDSNLKITLGYPDIDAANISQLNALKKTNPNLKTIIAVGGWSWSGRFSDAALTESSRGVFADSVVDFVVRYGFDGVDIDWEYPVSGGLSTNVKRPEDKYNFTLLMKTLREKLNARGAIDGKKYLLSFAGAAGNWYANNTQLSELSKYVDYANIMTYDIHGTWDTYTDFNAPLYSDTNQSVSVDSSIKAWMNAGFTKDKIVMGVPFYGYIYKSVPDINNGLNQTYSGGASISFANIAANYLNVPEYKRFFHPVQRVPWLFNGSTFITFEDEQSMLEKASYIKEKGLMGAMIWEISQDPDRILLNALYQGLKQ is encoded by the coding sequence TTGGCAGCAACCATTAAACTGAATTATTCATCAGTGGCCCTAGAAGTTGGTAAGACAAAAACTCTGGCTGTAACAGGAACCAGAAGTAAAGTGACCTGGTCCACCAGCAAAAAGTCTGTTGCTGTCGTATCAACCGGGGGAAAAGTAACGGCCAAAGCCGCTGGTACAGCTACCATCTATGCAACAGTTGCCGGTAAGAAATTAGCCAGCAAAATAACGGTGAAGCCTCCGATAAAAGTAAGCAGTACTTCGATTTCATTGGTAAAAGGAGCAGCAAAGACCTTGAAAGTAACCGGAACCACAAGTAAGGTGGTCTGGTCAACCAGCAAGGCTTCCGTTGCAACCGTTACCTCAGGTGGAAAAGTAACCGCCAAAGCAGTTGGTACGGCGTCAATCAATGCACAGGTTGCCGGTAAGAAATTAACCACGAAAGTAACTGTAAAAGAACCAATTAAAATAAGCACCACTTCCTTTACACTAAAAACAGGCGAATCGAAAACTTTGGCAGTAACCGGAACGACCAGCAAGGTAACCTGGACAACCAGTAAAGCTTCTGTTGCAACAGTCACCACAACGGGTAAAGTTACAGCAAAGGCTGTGGGGACAGCTACAATTTATGCAACTGTAGCAGGTAACAAATTAACCAGCGTGGTTACCGTAATAGCTCCACAGCCTGCTGCAACGCCAACACCTGCTCCCACCCTTCCGGGGGTTACACCGATGCCGGAGGCCATTCCGAAGTTGGTTGGGTATTATGCAGCCTGGGCAAGATACGCTGGATTTACACCGGATAAGATAGCAGCTGATAAATTCACTCACATCCATTATGCCTTTGCCAATATTGACAGTAATCTTAAGATTACCTTGGGATATCCGGATATTGATGCCGCTAATATCAGCCAACTAAATGCGCTCAAGAAAACAAATCCTAACCTAAAGACAATTATAGCAGTTGGCGGATGGTCCTGGTCGGGACGGTTCTCCGATGCTGCCCTTACTGAAAGCTCCAGAGGAGTCTTTGCTGACAGTGTAGTCGATTTTGTTGTCCGATACGGCTTTGATGGAGTTGATATAGACTGGGAGTATCCGGTCAGCGGTGGTTTATCTACAAATGTGAAAAGACCTGAAGATAAGTATAATTTTACCTTACTAATGAAGACTCTGAGGGAGAAGCTAAATGCAAGAGGGGCAATTGATGGAAAGAAATATCTTCTTTCTTTTGCCGGAGCAGCAGGAAACTGGTATGCGAACAATACCCAGTTAAGTGAATTAAGTAAGTACGTAGACTATGCTAATATCATGACCTATGATATTCACGGTACCTGGGATACTTATACTGATTTCAACGCTCCTTTATATAGTGACACAAATCAGTCGGTGAGTGTGGACTCAAGTATCAAGGCCTGGATGAATGCAGGTTTTACAAAAGATAAGATTGTAATGGGTGTGCCTTTCTATGGGTATATCTATAAGTCGGTACCCGATATCAACAATGGGTTGAATCAGACCTACTCAGGAGGTGCTTCTATCAGTTTTGCAAATATAGCAGCTAATTATCTGAATGTGCCGGAGTATAAGCGCTTTTTCCACCCGGTACAAAGAGTTCCCTGGTTATTCAACGGATCCACCTTCATTACTTTTGAGGATGAGCAATCCATGTTAGAAAAGGCCAGCTATATTAAGGAAAAAGGTCTGATGGGGGCTATGATCTGGGAAATAAGCCAGGACCCGGACCGGATATTATTAAATGCCTTGTATCAGGGACTTAAGCAGTGA
- a CDS encoding alpha/beta hydrolase fold domain-containing protein, translated as MFDVDIIRDIPYSVQKECLMDLYVPVTDVKCPVLIYFHGGGLNSGNRQDETIIIKLAQLYGIAVATADYRMYPEARFPEFVEDSAEAVKFIHDYNLEHDKFSEVYIGGISAGGYLAMMLFFDRRYLEKKGMAVEDISGYIFDAGQPTTHFNVLAERGLDTRLIRVDEAAPIYFIEKDYEFKTSQPKILILYSDKDITNRPEQNQLLYRTMYHFNYDMEKVDLKCLKGYEHCGYYDAQSEDGTYILPKLYSDFILKLLR; from the coding sequence ATGTTTGATGTTGATATAATAAGAGATATTCCTTATTCGGTACAGAAGGAATGCCTGATGGATCTTTATGTACCTGTTACAGACGTAAAATGTCCGGTCTTGATTTATTTTCATGGAGGCGGTTTAAATTCCGGCAACAGACAAGATGAGACCATTATTATAAAGCTTGCACAATTATATGGAATAGCAGTGGCTACGGCTGATTACCGAATGTACCCGGAGGCAAGATTCCCTGAATTTGTTGAAGACAGTGCCGAGGCCGTTAAGTTTATCCACGATTATAATCTGGAACATGATAAATTCAGTGAAGTATATATCGGTGGTATTTCTGCCGGCGGATATCTTGCAATGATGCTGTTCTTTGACAGAAGGTATTTGGAAAAGAAAGGGATGGCTGTTGAAGATATTTCCGGTTATATTTTTGATGCCGGGCAACCTACCACCCATTTTAATGTATTGGCTGAGAGAGGCCTGGATACACGTCTGATACGTGTAGATGAAGCGGCTCCAATCTATTTTATTGAGAAGGATTATGAATTTAAGACTTCCCAGCCTAAGATATTAATTTTATATTCGGATAAGGATATTACAAACAGACCGGAACAAAACCAGCTGCTCTATCGAACAATGTATCATTTTAATTATGATATGGAAAAGGTAGATCTAAAATGCTTAAAGGGATATGAACATTGCGGTTATTATGATGCTCAGTCTGAAGATGGTACTTATATCCTGCCAAAGCTTTATTCTGATTTTATACTGAAACTGTTACGATAA
- a CDS encoding MFS transporter, whose amino-acid sequence MKVLKREKIAYGLGDLGNNVAYGAIGFYLVFFLTDVAGLSPLWAGYIFMIVRIWNAVCDMITGVLSDHTRTRYGRRRPYLLFGAVPLGIIFAMLWQVFYTETIHMILYYTAAGIIFSTLYSLVAIPYNALLPEISQDYDERTSISGYKMAFSFVGSLLSAMGVTLIVDTLYPGKELYKTSFPVMGLVLAVLIAVNILLAFLGTKERVETAVPKNQSNVLRNLRSLMKLKEFRLVLGVFIFNMVGFDIIMTLYIYFIKYALKISDSISYIFMAVPLLIAIAATPLWVTLSNRLGKQKAYIISAIYFLLPLISCLFLPAGNIPLVIVVTILMGGGISASQTLTFSILPDVVEVDELQNGTRREGVIYGTTMFLYKIASALIVAGVTAAMGFFGYVEAMGSNTIEQTSGAIFGIRILFSLMPAVCFLLSAVFVKKLSLGREAFDQIKKTIAGGSKGE is encoded by the coding sequence ATGAAGGTATTGAAAAGAGAAAAAATTGCTTATGGTTTAGGAGATCTGGGTAACAATGTGGCATATGGTGCCATTGGTTTCTATCTGGTCTTTTTCCTGACAGATGTTGCGGGATTGTCGCCGCTGTGGGCAGGTTACATTTTTATGATTGTACGTATCTGGAATGCAGTCTGTGATATGATAACGGGTGTTTTATCAGATCATACCCGAACCAGATATGGGCGCAGAAGACCTTATCTGTTGTTTGGAGCAGTACCCCTTGGAATAATATTTGCAATGTTATGGCAGGTTTTTTACACGGAAACCATACATATGATCTTGTATTATACGGCTGCAGGAATTATATTCAGTACCTTATATTCCCTGGTAGCTATACCTTATAATGCTTTACTGCCTGAGATTTCTCAGGATTATGATGAACGTACAAGTATTTCAGGTTATAAAATGGCTTTTTCCTTTGTTGGTTCTTTACTGTCTGCAATGGGAGTCACCCTCATCGTGGATACCCTATACCCCGGCAAGGAGCTGTATAAAACAAGTTTTCCGGTCATGGGACTGGTATTGGCAGTGCTGATTGCAGTAAATATACTGCTGGCATTTTTGGGAACCAAAGAACGGGTGGAAACAGCTGTACCTAAGAATCAGAGCAATGTGCTAAGGAATCTAAGATCACTTATGAAATTAAAGGAATTTCGACTGGTTCTGGGTGTCTTTATCTTTAACATGGTAGGTTTTGATATCATAATGACCTTATATATTTATTTTATTAAGTATGCCTTAAAGATCTCGGACAGCATAAGCTATATCTTTATGGCAGTTCCCCTGCTGATTGCCATTGCTGCGACGCCTTTGTGGGTAACTCTCAGTAACCGGCTGGGCAAGCAAAAAGCATATATCATTTCAGCAATATACTTTCTGCTCCCTTTGATTAGCTGCCTGTTTCTTCCAGCTGGCAATATCCCACTGGTCATCGTTGTAACTATTCTTATGGGAGGCGGGATTTCAGCCTCACAGACCCTGACCTTTTCTATACTTCCCGATGTGGTGGAAGTGGACGAATTACAAAATGGTACCAGAAGAGAGGGTGTTATTTATGGCACCACCATGTTCTTATATAAAATCGCTTCAGCCTTAATCGTTGCAGGAGTGACTGCGGCTATGGGTTTCTTTGGTTATGTTGAAGCCATGGGCAGCAATACCATAGAACAGACGTCTGGAGCAATATTTGGCATACGGATTTTATTTAGTTTGATGCCGGCGGTCTGTTTTCTCTTATCAGCTGTTTTTGTAAAGAAACTGTCTTTGGGAAGAGAAGCCTTTGACCAGATAAAGAAGACTATTGCCGGGGGCAGTAAGGGGGAATAA
- a CDS encoding helix-turn-helix transcriptional regulator translates to MLFTAYEYEMLQSFYSINRIPLFLYDQELQLKASFLTAGSAVIQGKITKYISDFIFQIHQKDYDILCQDNELYFIFSFPYNQEKYYCLGGPMFFSELLVPMSMHALSFSNFFNTKELELLADVLPVVSLPFFSSCLRMTMLFLNKEAPELEAISSYRLSHIKYQMKGVFTSELFENREIIRSHTSYRQELAVLHCVRQGNVALLEATYRSLPGIRYGNMSSTPLRQLFYGSIANTTLVTRYAIEGGMEEEAAFTLSDVYIRRMEKCRTLYELNALNERMAIDFTEHVANAQQAARTYSPPVTCCINQILLNLHHKISLTELSREAGLTPKYLSYLFHKETGTKLSTFIEEKRIEEAKNLLAFTQYPLNRISEYLSFTSQSYFISVFKRKTGMTPKGYRNSFSIKSE, encoded by the coding sequence ATGTTATTCACTGCTTATGAATATGAGATGCTGCAGAGTTTTTACAGTATAAATCGAATTCCCTTGTTCCTATATGATCAGGAGCTGCAGCTGAAGGCTTCTTTCTTAACTGCCGGGTCAGCTGTGATACAGGGAAAAATAACAAAATATATAAGCGATTTTATTTTTCAGATTCATCAGAAGGATTATGATATCCTGTGTCAGGATAATGAATTGTATTTTATCTTTTCTTTTCCATACAATCAGGAGAAATATTATTGTCTGGGCGGACCCATGTTTTTTTCTGAACTTCTTGTGCCTATGTCAATGCATGCCCTTTCCTTTTCCAATTTCTTCAACACCAAGGAACTGGAGCTGCTGGCCGATGTTCTTCCTGTAGTATCCCTTCCTTTTTTCAGTTCCTGTCTGCGAATGACCATGCTGTTCTTAAACAAAGAAGCACCGGAACTAGAAGCAATCAGCAGCTACCGGTTATCTCATATAAAGTATCAGATGAAAGGGGTCTTTACCTCAGAGCTTTTTGAGAACCGGGAGATAATCAGAAGCCATACCTCATACCGCCAGGAGCTTGCTGTCCTTCATTGTGTAAGGCAAGGTAACGTTGCTTTGTTAGAAGCCACCTACCGGTCGCTTCCGGGGATTAGATACGGCAACATGTCGAGTACTCCCTTACGGCAGCTTTTTTACGGAAGTATTGCCAATACTACCCTGGTCACAAGATACGCAATTGAAGGCGGTATGGAAGAAGAAGCCGCCTTTACGTTAAGTGATGTTTACATAAGAAGAATGGAGAAGTGCCGCACTTTATATGAACTGAATGCTTTAAATGAGAGGATGGCAATTGACTTCACCGAACATGTAGCCAATGCACAACAGGCAGCCAGAACTTATTCCCCTCCCGTTACCTGCTGTATCAATCAAATATTATTGAATCTGCATCATAAGATCTCATTAACGGAATTGTCCAGAGAAGCCGGCTTGACTCCAAAGTATCTTTCCTACCTGTTTCATAAGGAGACCGGCACAAAACTCAGTACCTTTATTGAAGAAAAAAGAATTGAAGAAGCTAAGAATCTTCTGGCTTTTACCCAATACCCCCTTAACCGTATCAGTGAATATCTCTCCTTCACCTCACAAAGTTATTTTATTTCAGTTTTTAAGAGGAAAACCGGGATGACACCAAAAGGTTATCGTAACAGTTTCAGTATAAAATCAGAATAA